Proteins from a single region of Melanotaenia boesemani isolate fMelBoe1 chromosome 3, fMelBoe1.pri, whole genome shotgun sequence:
- the LOC121636868 gene encoding trypsin-like isoform X3 — MNLLLCLCFVLLDLTTVHSRVLMQGRIVGGYTAAPNSIKYIVSLQSTSGQHFCGGSLVHRYWVLTAAHCNIGKDQMMIVAGDYKVNIFEGTEQYAKPHRLVVHPLYNRSTNNADIMLIKLQAPMILNKFVSLAPLPRQGTGVVEGHVCRVSGWGYNSLSGGQVPVTLRTVTVPIVSAARCNNSDSFNGNITANMICAGHRAGGKDAWRLWRAVGMQRTGLRGSLMG; from the exons ATGAACCTGcttctgtgtttatgttttgtgcTTCTGGATCTAACAACAGTCCACA GTCGTGTGCTTATGCAGGGCCGTATAGTGGGTGGTTACACTGCTGCACCAAATTCTATCAAATACATTGTGTCACTGCAGAGCACCAGTGGCCAACACTTCTGTGGTGGATCACTAGTCCACAGATACTGGGTTCTGACTGCAGCACACTGCAACATTGG GAAAGATCAGATGATGATAGTGGCAGGCGACTACAAAGTAAATATCTTCGAGGGTACTGAGCAGTATGCTAAACCCCACAGGCTGGTGGTCCATCCACTGTACAACAGGAGCACCAACAATGCTGACATCATGCTCATTAAG ttgCAGGCCCCCATGATCCTGAACAAATTTGTATCACTGGCACCTCTTCCCAGACAGGGGACAGGTGTGGTCGAAGGCCATGTGTGTCGGGTGTCTGGATGGGGCTACAATAGTTTGAGTGGAGGCCAGGTCCCTGTCACGCTCAGGACAGTCACAGTGCCCATTGTTTCAGCCGCAAGATGTAACAACAGTGACTCCTTTAACGGAAACATCACAGCAAACATGATTTGTGCTGGCCATCGGGCTGGAGGAAAAGATGCAT GGAGACTCTGGCGGGCCGTTGGCATGCAGAGGACGGGTCTACGGGGTAGTCTCATGGGGTAA
- the LOC121636868 gene encoding trypsin-like isoform X1: MNLLLCLCFVLLDLTTVHSRVLMQGRIVGGYTAAPNSIKYIVSLQSTSGQHFCGGSLVHRYWVLTAAHCNIGKDQMMIVAGDYKVNIFEGTEQYAKPHRLVVHPLYNRSTNNADIMLIKLQAPMILNKFVSLAPLPRQGTGVVEGHVCRVSGWGYNSLSGGQVPVTLRTVTVPIVSAARCNNSDSFNGNITANMICAGHRAGGKDACKGDSGGPLACRGRVYGVVSWGNGCGDAKFPGVYTAVSRFRRWIDQTIYVSYLRCSKYR; the protein is encoded by the exons ATGAACCTGcttctgtgtttatgttttgtgcTTCTGGATCTAACAACAGTCCACA GTCGTGTGCTTATGCAGGGCCGTATAGTGGGTGGTTACACTGCTGCACCAAATTCTATCAAATACATTGTGTCACTGCAGAGCACCAGTGGCCAACACTTCTGTGGTGGATCACTAGTCCACAGATACTGGGTTCTGACTGCAGCACACTGCAACATTGG GAAAGATCAGATGATGATAGTGGCAGGCGACTACAAAGTAAATATCTTCGAGGGTACTGAGCAGTATGCTAAACCCCACAGGCTGGTGGTCCATCCACTGTACAACAGGAGCACCAACAATGCTGACATCATGCTCATTAAG ttgCAGGCCCCCATGATCCTGAACAAATTTGTATCACTGGCACCTCTTCCCAGACAGGGGACAGGTGTGGTCGAAGGCCATGTGTGTCGGGTGTCTGGATGGGGCTACAATAGTTTGAGTGGAGGCCAGGTCCCTGTCACGCTCAGGACAGTCACAGTGCCCATTGTTTCAGCCGCAAGATGTAACAACAGTGACTCCTTTAACGGAAACATCACAGCAAACATGATTTGTGCTGGCCATCGGGCTGGAGGAAAAGATGCATGTAAG GGAGACTCTGGCGGGCCGTTGGCATGCAGAGGACGGGTCTACGGGGTAGTCTCATGGGGTAACGGCTGTGGTGATGCAAAATTTCCAGGAGTCTACACAGCCGTGTCCAGATTCCGTCGCTGGATAGACCAAACCATCTATGTGTCATATCTACGCTGTTCCAAATACAGATGA
- the LOC121636868 gene encoding trypsin-like isoform X2 encodes MQGRIVGGYTAAPNSIKYIVSLQSTSGQHFCGGSLVHRYWVLTAAHCNIGKDQMMIVAGDYKVNIFEGTEQYAKPHRLVVHPLYNRSTNNADIMLIKLQAPMILNKFVSLAPLPRQGTGVVEGHVCRVSGWGYNSLSGGQVPVTLRTVTVPIVSAARCNNSDSFNGNITANMICAGHRAGGKDACKGDSGGPLACRGRVYGVVSWGNGCGDAKFPGVYTAVSRFRRWIDQTIYVSYLRCSKYR; translated from the exons ATGCAGGGCCGTATAGTGGGTGGTTACACTGCTGCACCAAATTCTATCAAATACATTGTGTCACTGCAGAGCACCAGTGGCCAACACTTCTGTGGTGGATCACTAGTCCACAGATACTGGGTTCTGACTGCAGCACACTGCAACATTGG GAAAGATCAGATGATGATAGTGGCAGGCGACTACAAAGTAAATATCTTCGAGGGTACTGAGCAGTATGCTAAACCCCACAGGCTGGTGGTCCATCCACTGTACAACAGGAGCACCAACAATGCTGACATCATGCTCATTAAG ttgCAGGCCCCCATGATCCTGAACAAATTTGTATCACTGGCACCTCTTCCCAGACAGGGGACAGGTGTGGTCGAAGGCCATGTGTGTCGGGTGTCTGGATGGGGCTACAATAGTTTGAGTGGAGGCCAGGTCCCTGTCACGCTCAGGACAGTCACAGTGCCCATTGTTTCAGCCGCAAGATGTAACAACAGTGACTCCTTTAACGGAAACATCACAGCAAACATGATTTGTGCTGGCCATCGGGCTGGAGGAAAAGATGCATGTAAG GGAGACTCTGGCGGGCCGTTGGCATGCAGAGGACGGGTCTACGGGGTAGTCTCATGGGGTAACGGCTGTGGTGATGCAAAATTTCCAGGAGTCTACACAGCCGTGTCCAGATTCCGTCGCTGGATAGACCAAACCATCTATGTGTCATATCTACGCTGTTCCAAATACAGATGA